CCCATTAATCCACTCTTTTTATAGAGGATATTGTTTATTTGCTCAAAATTAAGGTTTTCTTTCTCCATTAAATAAGGAATAATTGCTGGATCAAGATCTCCACAACGAGTCCCCATAATTATACCAGAAATGGTGCCAAACCCGAGACTGGTGTCAATTGATTTACCTTCTTTGACTGCAGTTATGCTGGACCCATTACCCAGGTGGCAGGTAATTATCTTTAATTCTTTTAAATCTTTGCCCAACATTTCTGCTGCTTTGTATGCTACATATTTATGAGATGTTCCATGAAAACCATATCTTCTTATACGATATTTTTCATAATAAATATATGGTAAGCCATAAAGAAATGCTTGCTCAGGAATAGACTGATGAAAAGCTGTATCAAATACTCCAACCTGTGGGGTATCAGGTAATAATTCCTGACATACTTTTATACCCAAGATATTTGGTGGATTATGCAGTGGAGCTAATTCAATAAATTCATTAAGGGTATTCATTACATCCTCATTCAACAATACTGAACCAGAATATTTTTCGCCACCATGTACTACTCGATGACCTACTGCTGATATTTCTGAAATATCCTTGATTACACCGTATTCATTATTCAATAGGGCATCT
The nucleotide sequence above comes from Atribacterota bacterium. Encoded proteins:
- a CDS encoding acetate kinase yields the protein MKILVVNSGSSSIKYRLFDMADESLLAKGLVERIGIKGSLINHYPAGKDVIKKVLDIPDHRKGIELVIDALLNNEYGVIKDISEISAVGHRVVHGGEKYSGSVLLNEDVMNTLNEFIELAPLHNPPNILGIKVCQELLPDTPQVGVFDTAFHQSIPEQAFLYGLPYIYYEKYRIRRYGFHGTSHKYVAYKAAEMLGKDLKELKIITCHLGNGSSITAVKEGKSIDTSLGFGTISGIIMGTRCGDLDPAIIPYLMEKENLNFEQINNILYKKSGLMGLSEGISSDMRDLEEETLNGNKRAKRTLDVLNYGLKKYIGAYTAAMNGLDALVFTAGIGENSPMLRSIVCKDLSSFGIKIDDNKNDDLRGKKEIISTEDSRVAVLVIPTNEELMIAKDTVEIFNNLK